One window of Methanobacterium formicicum genomic DNA carries:
- a CDS encoding RidA family protein — translation MKTNYINPENMVKPRGYSQAISVKGNHQTIYIGGQNAVDEEGVLVGKGDLKKQTEQVLSNIDKILEECHAKLENVVKFNIYLVQGQNPQEGFQVFQEKWKGNINFPTVTVLFISGLGNPDWLVEIDAVAITPE, via the coding sequence ATGAAAACTAACTACATAAACCCGGAAAATATGGTCAAACCCCGGGGTTACTCCCAGGCAATATCAGTCAAGGGAAATCACCAGACAATTTATATTGGTGGACAGAATGCGGTTGATGAGGAGGGAGTTCTAGTAGGAAAGGGTGATCTTAAAAAGCAGACAGAACAGGTTCTATCCAATATTGATAAAATTCTAGAAGAATGCCATGCTAAACTGGAGAATGTGGTTAAATTCAACATTTACCTTGTTCAGGGACAGAATCCACAGGAGGGCTTTCAGGTTTTCCAGGAAAAATGGAAGGGGAATATTAATTTCCCCACTGTAACCGTTCTTTTCATATCCGGACTGGGTAATCCCGATTGGCTGGTTGAGATAGATGCCGTGGCCATAACCCCGGAATAG
- a CDS encoding iron chaperone, whose amino-acid sequence MVSKKIQTVDEYISSFPPDIQGILEEMRETIRESAPEAEETISYGMPTFRLKGNLVHFAAYKNHIGFYPTPSAIKAFKEELSHYNTSKGTVQFPLDEPVPLDLVRKMVLFRVQENLKK is encoded by the coding sequence ATGGTATCAAAGAAAATTCAAACAGTAGACGAGTACATATCTTCATTTCCCCCAGATATTCAGGGCATTTTGGAGGAAATGAGGGAAACTATCCGGGAATCAGCACCCGAAGCTGAAGAAACCATTAGCTACGGAATGCCCACTTTCCGGTTAAAAGGTAATTTGGTACATTTTGCTGCCTATAAAAATCATATAGGATTTTATCCCACCCCTTCTGCAATAAAGGCCTTCAAAGAAGAACTTTCACATTACAACACATCAAAAGGGACCGTACAATTTCCCCTGGATGAACCGGTACCCCTGGACCTGGTGAGAAAGATGGTCCTCTTCCGGGTGCAGGAAAACCTGAAAAAATAG
- a CDS encoding carboxymuconolactone decarboxylase family protein produces MKTKEGEVNPKKEPGFGRELYSVRESYWIFYQGMRTIRFMFKARRNRELDQKFVERLMLRVTEVNDCALCSYAHSKRALESGMTSEEIQKMLHGIMEDVPAPELPAVMFAQHYADTRGNPTPESWERIVEIYGPSKAKGILGSIRTIMIGNTYGIPWSSFFNRLRGKADPRSSLSYEISMILATFLIPLSFIHALLSDIFRVPLKYS; encoded by the coding sequence ATGAAGACCAAAGAAGGAGAAGTTAACCCGAAAAAAGAACCCGGATTTGGGCGGGAACTTTATTCAGTTAGAGAATCCTACTGGATATTTTACCAGGGAATGCGGACCATTAGATTTATGTTTAAAGCCAGAAGGAACCGGGAATTAGACCAAAAATTTGTGGAAAGACTAATGTTAAGGGTGACGGAGGTCAATGATTGTGCCCTGTGTTCCTATGCTCACTCCAAAAGGGCCCTGGAGAGTGGAATGACCAGTGAAGAAATCCAAAAAATGCTCCATGGTATAATGGAAGATGTCCCTGCCCCGGAACTCCCGGCAGTGATGTTTGCCCAGCACTACGCCGACACCCGTGGAAACCCCACCCCCGAATCATGGGAACGTATAGTGGAAATCTATGGGCCATCCAAAGCCAAAGGTATCCTGGGATCCATACGCACCATAATGATTGGAAACACCTATGGTATTCCCTGGAGCTCATTTTTCAACCGGTTGAGGGGTAAAGCAGACCCAAGGAGCAGTTTATCCTATGAAATCAGTATGATTTTAGCCACCTTTTTAATTCCCCTATCCTTTATCCATGCCTTACTATCGGATATCTTTAGAGTGCCCCTCAAATATTCCTAA